The window tttattgtttACAATCTTTTCCAAGAATTATAATAGAAGGAGTCTAAATTATTCAATTTGTtgcatattatattttttaaaaagaaatgtaaaccccgaaaatgaaaaaattactGGATGTAACTTACAATAAAGTTGGCGGAATCAAAGACGTAACTTTTAACGAAACGGAACAAATTGACAATGTTAGattaaaaatcttgaaaagaacTAAATCACAAAAATAAGGGATAAATTATGCGattctttttttaaagacaACAAGTATATCTCAATGTGAATGTATCTATGCCGGTTCAACTTCTGACAATATCTTATAGGGTTGGCTCCTCAAATATTTAAAGATTATAACATTGCTAAAGCTTTtgtcatatttatatgtattagaTTGAGATCCCCTAAAGTTAAAAGTAACTTCATAGGTAAAATTGAGAGATTGTTGGCCTTTAGATTAaattcaagggtcaagatttaaaagtaACTTTTAAGTCTTaactcttgattttaatttaaggatcaagattatcaactttatctataaagttgttttcaactttagagGATATCCATTAGATTAAACTTGAAACGCTTTGAAAAAAATCACCTTGTCAAAATTCCCCAATAGGCTATCCTTACCCAACTTCTTTTGAATGGGTTAATTTgggtattttattttgtttactgGGTTAAGTTGGGCTAGTGGAAATATAAGAAGCGGGTTTAATTGGTTCATTGCATATTTAACTAAGTCAAAGAAACATGTCCAACGGGTAAGCAATGCGGGTCGAGCGGGTTTTATTGAGCGGTATTTACAGTTGATGCAATCCTCGTCTTTCTATATTCATTGTTAGATCATATATTCACTGTTTTATATTCAATCTTCAAAAAAGATATTTGGGTTTCATATTCATTAAGCTTTTTTATTATAGGTTTTAACTTTTTtctatctattttaattttccAACCTATAGCCACGTACACGTATCAtcgtttatttaatataaaaagcaTCATCATTTCTACAAATGAGTTTTGGATTTTAAGTCTAATTAGTTTagacttttaagttttttttaatgaatttatgatttttttttatttcccggcttttgtatatatatttattatataccatataatatataatattatattttatatatgtataacaatgaatataatattatgtattatatttataacttattataattgtGTTTGGGATTAAATGatttaattgatatttttatttttggcttTTCATGTGAAAAAATGCGGGTCAACCCGTACCCGACCCGTTCTCAACCCGTTTGGACCCGCACCCGTTTGACCCGCATTATTGAAATTACCCGTTTAAATCCGCACCCGTTTTGACCCGTTGCTCAAACCCGCTCGACTCACTCATTTTGCTAGGCCTAATCTAGGCTAAATGGCCGGATAAATTCTGCAATTATAActctttaaagaaaaaagaaatatagtCAAGTCCAATATAATATCTATGCAAAAGTACCCAAAGTAAAAAAGCACAACAAAAACTACTTCTCCTTTGTCACAGTCCCcaaacacacactctctctctttctcacaCGCACAAAACCCAACTCAATTCCATCAAGAAAAAAATGGTGGAAAATGGAGATGGAGAAGCAATGGAAACAGAGATGAGCAATGGCAACACAGGAGGAAAGTGTTTaaacacatttgttgacaatgGAAGCATTGAAAGTCACAGATATTATCTTTCAAGAAGAACCCTTTTGGAGATGTTTAGAGACAGAGGCTATGATATATCTACCTCTGATATTGACTTTTCTCTTACACAGTTTCGTGAACTCCATGGTCAAAATGTTGACGTTGACCGTCTTCGGATTAGTGCTTCTCATCTTTCTGATCCTCAAAAtaaggtttttttcttttggattttttttagcTCTTTTGTGTGTATTTTGATATGGGTGTGTTTCTTTGCAGCTAAAGATTGGatcttttttatgtttagtggatttttttggtatttttgcaTGAAATATGAAATGGGGTTtctttttataagataaaaattggatcttttttatgttttggaaTTTGTTTGTATGAAATATTAAATAGGGTTTGCTCTTTGAAGGTAATAGTTggttcttttttatgtttagtGAATTATTTCTGGTATATTTGTATGAAATATGAAATGGGGTTtctttttataagataaaaattggatcttttttatgttttgggatttgtttgtttgaatttttattaGGGTTTGTTTTTTGAAGGTAAAAGTTGGCTCTTTTGAGTACCGGTAAACAGATGAGGTTTTCTCTGTTTTGGTTACTCCAAGGAAAGCCAGTCTTTGACTCAAACCGGAGTAAAGATTGGAGCTTTTTAATGTTTTGGGAATTTGTTTGATATTTTTGTATGAAATATGAAATGGGGTTTGTTCATTTAAGGTAAAAATTGGATCTTTTTTGGGATTTTATGAGCTTGATGTTTTTGTGGAAATTCTTTGTATTATTGTGGAGAATTTGTGGTTTGaatgataaatttgttaaaattgCATATTTGTGaaggttttgattttataaaattgattgcaTGGATATCAGATTTTTTGGTTCTGTTACCTTCAAgttcatttatatatgtaataggAGTGTATAAAtgtgttttgttcttttaaGGTCAAACTAGGATCTTTACCTACTTTGTGGATTTGGGTTTAAAAATCTGTTTTGTGGAAATTGCATGTGGGTTGAGCTTCTAATATTTGTTCAGGCGTCTCGAAGAGACCCGGATTCGAACCTTATCCGCTAACATCTTGGGTAGTTAGGGAAAAAGTCTATATAACGGCCCCAGGGATACCGATTAAGCTGCGTATATCAGAGTTAAAGGTTCGACTTACCCTGGGTTGTAGCTTGAACAAGGATCCCTCCCCATCTTTTGCATGTGGGCTGGGGTTGATTAATTGTCATGGATTTAAGGAATTTggttgatttgttttttttagtgagATGTAGTTGATGAATCGCTGCTTGAGGCTAACTCTGATTATCTAATTATTTTGAGTGAAAATGATGATATTTCGGGATATCAGATGAAAAAGTTACTTGAATATGATTATGCAAATTATTACTTTGAAAACGCAAATGCAGATACCATACAAGAGAAATGACCCTGATCGGTAGGCTTGGGGTCCTCCAAAAGGTCTCAAGTTCGGATCCCTTATGTTGTAAAGATGTATACTTTGATATCTGAGGTCATAGCAGTTAATAGTTCATTTTGTGTACAAAAATTAGCTATATGACTTGTATTTCCATGCAAACTACCAAACATTGTTACATGTATGTGACATTTAAATAGAAGTgttgataatataaaataagatatgTTCGCATCTGAGGTTATGTGAAGAAGTTTTTCTTGTGTATGGAGTAATACatgaacttgatgaaagttTATGTTGTTATTAGTTAAAAATGATCTCTACTCTTTCTTCATTATGcacattttttcttttagagctcacttttttatttacttttctttctttctcaaatCAGATTCTAGCTGTTTTCTGCGGGACGGGCGCAGTTAAATTAAATACCATCCGCTGGATTGGAACACAGATAATGAATAAAGAGAGTTTAAGCCGGCTGATAATAGTGGTACAAAGTAACATCACAGGCCAGGCTCAGAAAGCTGTTGATCTTTTCCCATTCAAAGTCGAAATATTCCAAGTAAGTGTTCCTTTAGTCTTCCACTggttgttttttaattgttgttattagattatgtaaaaatatgaCAGTTAAGGATCGGAAAACGCGGATGTATTGACTTACACCTTGTGTTATATTTTGCTCTTTTTTTTGTATGCGTTAAACTTTCAAACCTCCCCATTATATTTACTCTTAACCTTCTCCATTTTAGCACCACATCATCATAACATTGCCAGTTTGCCACATTACCACAATTTTAAGTTAGATACAAAAACTATATCTGAAAGTTGGGTACATATAAGACATATTTTGTCAAATACATGCTATAGAAAAAGGATTGAAGTTGAATACGTTACGCTGTAGTATGGTCTTGTTAAAATTTTACGTTTGCTTATGAGTGAGCATCACACAGTGTGGACCTGCCAAACTGGAGGCCAAGACTGAGACTTTTCCGAAACAGTCATGAATCTGCATACTATTGTCTGGTCCGTGGGTTTTTTTTGAAGCAAAAAGTTGGGAAActcaaacttaaacataactGTTTAGAAACATTAGCAtaatacttcaaagttcaaacttgattatttagaaacataaacatgataccctaaacaaatttaaaattgaaagttTGACCGAGTTCTGTCTGAGTTGGCTGAGTTTTACATGTATTGACGGAGTTTAGGCCAACCCAGGCTGATTTGACCCGCCGAATTTGGCATGGTTGTAAATCTCGGTTATCTCGGCCGATAAATCCCtgatatatcgcttatcggtggtTGACCGAGATGATATATTcccgatatatccccgataaaTCCGATATATACCCGATATATCCCCGTTATATTGCTTATCGGTGGTCGACCGAGACGATACCAAaaagcgatatttacaaccttggaATTTGGTACTCGGCCAAGTTTTACAACAGTGGTTCCAAGCAACTTCTGATTTTAATTGGGCCTGCCCAAACCTGCTAAGAGCACCAAACCAGCCATTACTGCACTAACTTTTTGTAGAAATCATAGTCTGTGGATGGAGAAGTGGCAAGGtattgccgttctaaaaaaaaagtggCAAGGAATTACACCAACtgcttttatatgtttttcaagTAGAAACCCTCGTAGTTATGCTGAAATGCTAGGGAAAATATCGCCAGTTGAAACAAATGTGACTAATTTCAACCTTTTTTATGAAACGAGTCAATTCAGGTTGTATTTTATTGATAACTGGTTTGATGGGTAAATAGAACTATTTAATTTACAAATGCCCATATCCTTTTGAATTATTTTCTCTTACAAAAGTctaatatagttattttgaaATGCCCACATCCTTTTGAAtcgttttcttttaaaaaaaattactatagTTATTTTCAGAATACTAGAAGTAAAATGAATTTTATGTCTCACATAGTCACAGCTTATATTTGGTTGGTGTCTATTTGCAGATAACAGATTTGCTTGTTAACATTACTAAGCATGTGTTGAAGCCCAAGCATAGGGTCGTAACCgatgaagagaaagaaaatcTCTTGAAGAAGTTTAATTTGAATGAGAACCAGGTTAGCACTTATGTTCATTGTTCAATGGGATGCTCACTGTTTTATGATCAAACAATGTGTATTTGGAGACTTTGTATCTGTCTAAACGTTGATTATCTCGCCATTAAAATTTTACAAGCTCTTAATTCTTGGGTTTAAAAAAGACAGTTTTTTGGATGTTTTCCTTCACTCTTCTTTAACCAAATGTATCTCTTAAAATCTGTTTTACTTACGTAAGTTTGTAACgctatcattttttttctttatattattctactcctactcctaGATTACTCGAATATCTGGGATGGAACCCAAGTCTCTTGAAACCTCCCCTATTAATTCACccctataaatgtggtaagtgGGACTCCCAATGTCAAAAGACCTTATCATCAACCCCATACTTTCGTATTCTATCGTGTATTCAGTATTCACTTACATTCTTTACTTGCTCGGACGGATACGTGCTTTTCTTTATTACATATCCACTCACATTTAAGCACATAACACATAACATACACACACATGCCACCACCCTTTGCCACCTCCGTACATACACAAACCCACTCTATTTACTCTCACACACTCTGGTGGAAGGTCCTTCGGAAAGCAGTATCTCTACCAGAGGGTGGGGATAAGACTGCCTACatctcacctcccccataccctaCTCATGGCGGGATTGGGTACTGTTGATGTTTTCTGTCATGGATACTGCATAAATGATTAAAATTGCGGAAACTTCTATCCAAAtaaattcttataaaaaaatctataaacaTTAGCCAAAATTGACCTCACGTTCTGCAAGTAAACTGTTTTCATCATGACTTGAGTGGTTGAGCCCATGACAGCGGCCGTATGTCCCCTTTGGCTGTTGTATAACGTATAATGTCGACACAATCATGGGTAAAAAGGTCACTTTGGGTTATATCTTGTCCCTAGCTGGTCAAACTGGTCGAAAGTAACCAAAGTGTACTCTAACTGCAGAAAATCTTATAAATGACTATTATAAATTAAGTTATGATTGTAGTTATTCAGTTTTTTGTATCATATGTACTTTACAATACTAGCTTATTACAGAAATTGAAAAGAAGAGAAAAGTATATGCGGGCACTAAAAATTtctgttttgacccgttacccagtGGAGGACCCATTTTGCTACCTCTAGATCTTTTATGTAAACTAATTCTTGCTAGAGTTCATTTGTCTTTGtgtaagatttatatatatatataggtttttaccTTTTACTGATGAAGGTATACGTATCTCCGTACTATAAGAACAGTAATAGTTTATATTCTCATTTGGCAAGTTATTGCTAGTTAGGCGTGGCAAGTtagacccatttacttatagtTTTGGTTTGCGTTTTATCTCTAATGCGATAGGCTAAAAGATTTAAGTAAAAAGAAATGggttaatgggtcaaatggcTTAATAGCTTGAAATTCGTCTGAAGTGTGTGGAGTCTATTTCGTTGCGAAAACCTCCTAAATGGTTTATCAAGCTACTATTTttgcaattatatttataattattttatgtatgaATTACAAACCTATGAAAATAAGTGTTTGTCTGTTATGCACTTACGGCCACACTTAACCCCACACTTTAACAATTACCCATTGTGAACCCCTACCCAAACCTGTCCAACCCACCTCTAGTTATCATTAGTTCACTACATGTTAACAGGATATTGATACCCTTCACAATTtctatattttaaaatattttcatgaTCGAAGGGGACTTTGGTCGTTTTaaccatctatatctatatatctatatactatattataaagcaaatatcattttaagtttcaactttAACACTACCACCTCTACTGCCGAGCGccgccaccacccgtcaccgccaccactgtTGTTGCCATTACACTTCCGCATCGCACGAGCATAACTCTAGTACAGCTTAAATCTTTGTAGGGATCCTACTTCTAATGGTACTTTATTTCACTCTTTTTCAGCTTCCAAGAATGTCACAGAAGGATGCCATTGCTCAGTATTACGGGCTGGAGAAAGGTCAGGTGATCGAAGTCACTTACAATGGTGAAATAACTGGCCTGCACATAACCTACCGTTGCATATGGTGAATTAGTTGCATTCTGTATCGTATTAAGCTATTGACTTTGTGTTTGTATGCTAATGTTCTACAGTCCTGCAGaataattatttttgtaacATTTCCTTAGGAGTAGTATGTATGTTGAATAATGTGTTTATGTCGTGTTTGTTTGTTGAATAATGTATGAGCTTATGTCACTTTATGTTGTAGGTTAATTGGGTCATTGTTATAGACAACCACCTGATCCATGCTGATTCTGATAAGCCTCCTCATTAGGGGTGTTACCGAgccgagccgagctcgagctcggCAGGGCTCGAGCTCGACTTGGTAGAGTAAAATTAGGCTCGAGCTCGGCTCAAAAAGCTCGAGGGCCCGACCTTAGCATGTTATGTCAATAAATATGGCTCGAGTTCAGCTAGAAACTCTAAAAGCTGGAAAAGACTTTTGCATGACATTTATTCTACACTGTCATAGAAGTCaaggatttttttatataaaaaaaaagatcaatatggcatatatatgtgtaatataaTGTGTCTACAAAAAGGTTGTGTCACAAGTGTCTAAGTATGCATTAACCTTCTATACTAAACAAAAACGAAGAAAGGGGGAGGTTGCTGGGGAGGTGATGAACATTCAAAATGTCGTCTATATATCCAGCTGCTAGAAACAGAGATGAAGAATGGCTTTAGCTCGATATTGCAAGCAGCTCCACCATCTAACACAAAGTTCCTATGATCCTAAAAGAGAATAAGGATCATGACAAGTACTATGTGCCAAAGGTAGTGTCACTTGGTCCATATCATTATGGCAACCCAAGCCTTAAATCAGTTCGGGACTTCAAGCCCCTTTTTATAAACAAGCTTCTGAAAAGGAACCGTGAGTCGATTCAAAGTTTGTATTATAATCTTGCGCAAATGGTTGACTCATTACGAGGGTATTACGAAGATGATCACTTGTCGAATGACGAATTCACAAGGGTGATGTTGCTAGATGGTTTTATTTTGCATTTCGTTAATACCCCGCCTTAGGAGTGATGATGAAGTCGCTCGACTGTTCAACGAAATTGGTACACATCTTGTGCCCCACTGCACAGTTATGTATATTCGACGGTAAGGTTTTATTACTAAAAAGAGGCGGTATACAACattgctttttttttgaaatcacTTGTACTTAAAATGGAGATTATATAGGAATGCATTATAAAATAAAGTTCTAGTAAATACAATAATACTTCACTCACGCTACTTTGTATAAAGCTTTGTCAAAATTCTAAAGATAAGGTAATTGAGTAAAATAAGTAGCGTTTTTTAAGGTCATGTCATCTCAACATTAGaattaaaatgttatatatatatatatatatatatatatatatatatatatatatatatatatagtaaaaagataaaatgagaaccaactaTTTGTCGCGAACTACGAGAACTCTTACTTATATTCACATGTATAAggatataaatgtaattttctaaattcaatttaaataattaataattttaaacaaaagtctCCCTTAAATATCTCAATCGGTTAATTCATCATTTAACAGTTACAAAAATCTACTTTTGCAAAATGGCCGAgactttcaaatttcaatataACATGGTTTCAACATGATACGTAAtgaatttattaattaacaatatGATATATTTCCGAAGTATTGTTCTATGTTCATGGTATTCACTTTTTTACACCGAACCACATCGATACCACATGTGTACATCAAAAACACACATGATTTTTTTCCATTGTCCATGAAcatatgaataaattaaaaaatagaacACATTTGTACACGAAATACTCGTGTTCTTTTATTCTGGTGATATTATGAGCGTTGCATGTCAAAGATATATCACACTTGTACAGCGAATTACATGTGTCCATATCTCATTATCACTATTAACACGTACAAAACGAAACACACTTGTGCCCGTTATCATTGTTAACACATACAAACACATGTGTTACATGTTTCAGTCACATgtataacaaattaatttaatgtttctTGTAGTGTAACAACATTAATCACATGTATATGGCTTTAAAAAAGTACGAGTATAAAAGTAATTGTTATTATGCATATGAAAACagcttataatttaaaaaattataaaaatcattgtTATGCATATAAAAACTACTGAAAGAGCCGTTCAACAAAAAAGCTATTGAAAGAGTTCATGAGCTTTGAATATTAAACATGTGTGCTGTTATTTAGAGTATTTTGTTGAAATAGTCCATTTTTTCCTCTTTAATTTGTAATTCCATTCTTAACCCTTTCACGTTCATATTCTTTAAATGGGTATACGTATATACAAAAATGCCATTAATTCTTTTAGCCATTGCTCTACTTGATCCAATGGATATTATTAGTTCTCGACAATTTTTTAGTTCTCATAAtaactcaaatatatatatataggttttaggtaaaataaaacaagtattaaagtaaaacaaataaaacaataggtttttcttcactgaagatcaccgtgcaacatgaaaatcattgtgcatcaattgcttcgtgaatcttcgtgcatcaatttaaccatgatccaatggtcaagatcatgtcttatttgttttattttaatacttgttttaaaatacccaacccctatatatatatagtacttaGGATAAGATATATTGCCTACATAAGGTAATTGAGTAAAATAAGTAGCTTTTTTCCGCTCATGGTGGAAAAGAGTACTATTGATGTTTTCTGTCATGCATCATGATTAAAATTGGGGAAGTAGTATTTGTATACATTAGATGAAATTAATACCCatcacaattttttatttttttttattttgatgttttCATGATTGAAGGGGACTTTAGCAATTttacttataaatttaaattaagtCGGTCACTCTAATCTTCGGAGGGATCTTACAACTATTAATGGTACCTTAATCTCATTCATTTTCAGCTTCCAAGAATGTCATTGCTCAGTATTACGGGCCGGAGAAGGGTCAGGTGATTGAAGTCACTTACAATGGTGAAATAAGTGGCTTGCACATTACTTATCGTTGCATATGTTGAAATAGTTGCATCCCATATTGTATTAAGCTAGGGACTTGTGTTTGTTTGCTAATGTTCTACACTCCTGCAGAATAATTTTCTTTCTAACATTTCCTATAGGATGTAGTTCTTTAATTTTGGAAAGACATTTATTCCATACTTAATGTCATGGAAGAAGTTAAGGATctttaatcatttaaaaaaaaaaagcaaacagATACACatctgtgtgtgtgtatagGTATGCAGTAATCTTCCATACTAGACAAAAACGAAGAATGGCGTCGGTTGCTGGCGAGACGAAAAACATTAATAAAGCCGTCTACACAACTGCTGGAAACACTTACGAAGAATGGCATTGCTCAATATTGCAAGCCAAGTTTCCACCATCTCGCACGACGACGCAGATTCGCAAAGTTCCTATGATCCTGAAAGAGAAAAAGGATCATGATAAGTACTATGTGCCAAAGGTAGTGTCTCTTGGTCCATATCACTATGGCAACCCAAGTCTTGAATCGTTTCAGGACCGCAAGCCCTTTTATACAAACAAGCTTCTGAAAACGAAccctgatgaagatgaagatgctCAGTTATCTGAGTCGATTCAAAGTTTGTATAATAATCTTGCTCAAATGGTTGACACATTACGAGGGTATTACGAAGATGAAGATGATCACTTATCGAATGACGAATTCACATGGGTGATGTTGCTAGATGGTTGTTTTATTCtgtatttcattaaaaatatctATTTGCACGCAGTAACAGATTCTCTAGGGTTGAAAAGCCGGGATATTATGTTTGCTCAACAAGATACGTTTTTGCTAGAGAATCAAATCCCGTACCGAGTTCTTACTGAGGTCATGAAGTTTGTACCAGATGTGGATTGGGATCTTAAGATCAAACGTTTCGTTGATGACAATATTTTTGTGACAAAAATGTTCTCGTATGAAGGAAAATGGAAAAATTCTATTAGGTTTGTCCCAAGCCATCCAATTCCAGGTACAATAAACCATCTTCTTGAGCTTCTTCAAACTAGGCTTGCACAAGGCAGTACTTTTGATCAACTCCCTAGTGACTGGTATACTGTACGTAATGTTAATGACCTTTCCGAAGTAGGGATTAGTTTCAAGCCGAGTGAAAGTAGGTCTATCAACTTCATTAAATATAGATGTGGGTTTTGTGCAAACTTGGAGCTTCCTCCCATCACCATATACTCTGACACAAAGCCAATGTTGTTGAATTTGGTAGCATATGAGATGTGTTCCGATGACCTAGAACCTTCATGGGTCACCTCATACATATGCCTTCTCAATTCTCTTATTGATCACCCCGAGGACGTTAAGGTCCTTAGAAAAGCAGGGATTCTAGCCAACCATCTTAGGAGTGATGATGAAGTCGTACAGCTGTTCAATGATATAGGTACAGATCTTGTGCCCAACAATTATGCATATTCGAGAGCAAGGCTTGAGATTCAACAACATTATGACCGTAAAAGGAATGCCTTGATAGGCCAATTGAAGCATCAGTACTTGAAGACCCCTTGGGCATATGTAGCCCTTCTAGTCGGCTTTGTGAGTCTCTTTCTTAGTTCCGTTCAAGCTTACTTCACTGTTTGGGGAAGTCCAAGTCAACGAGACAGTTAGTCTTCGTTGTCCTTTGAAGATGAATCACCGCTTATGATCATGTTCACAACTAGGG is drawn from Erigeron canadensis isolate Cc75 chromosome 9, C_canadensis_v1, whole genome shotgun sequence and contains these coding sequences:
- the LOC122581447 gene encoding UPF0481 protein At3g47200-like; protein product: MASVAGETKNINKAVYTTAGNTYEEWHCSILQAKFPPSRTTTQIRKVPMILKEKKDHDKYYVPKVVSLGPYHYGNPSLESFQDRKPFYTNKLLKTNPDEDEDAQLSESIQSLYNNLAQMVDTLRGYYEDEDDHLSNDEFTWVMLLDGCFILYFIKNIYLHAVTDSLGLKSRDIMFAQQDTFLLENQIPYRVLTEVMKFVPDVDWDLKIKRFVDDNIFVTKMFSYEGKWKNSIRFVPSHPIPGTINHLLELLQTRLAQGSTFDQLPSDWYTVRNVNDLSEVGISFKPSESRSINFIKYRCGFCANLELPPITIYSDTKPMLLNLVAYEMCSDDLEPSWVTSYICLLNSLIDHPEDVKVLRKAGILANHLRSDDEVVQLFNDIGTDLVPNNYAYSRARLEIQQHYDRKRNALIGQLKHQYLKTPWAYVALLVGFVSLFLSSVQAYFTVWGSPSQRDS
- the LOC122582060 gene encoding DNA-directed RNA polymerases IV and V subunit 5B-like, whose translation is MVENGDGEAMETEMSNGNTGGKCLNTFVDNGSIESHRYYLSRRTLLEMFRDRGYDISTSDIDFSLTQFRELHGQNVDVDRLRISASHLSDPQNKILAVFCGTGAVKLNTIRWIGTQIMNKESLSRLIIVVQSNITGQAQKAVDLFPFKVEIFQITDLLVNITKHVLKPKHRVVTDEEKENLLKKFNLNENQLPRMSQKDAIAQYYGLEKGQVIEVTYNGEITGLHITYRCIW